The window GCCGACGAGCTCGAACGCGCCCTCAACGACGCGCTCGACGTCGTGACGGCCGCGCTCGACGAGGGCGGCGTCGTCCCCGGCGCCGGCGCGACCGAGATCGCCATCGCCGACCACGTCCGCAGCGAGGCCGCGTCCATCGAGGGCCGCAAGCAGCTCGCCGTCGAGGCGTACGCCGACGCCGTCGACGTCCTGCCCCGCACGCTCGCCGAGAACACGGGCATGGACCCCATCGACGCGCTGGTCGACCTCCGAAGCCGCTACGAGAGCGAGGACCGCGCCGGCATCATCAGCGAAGGCCAGACCGGCGTCATCGACGACCCGATCGACTACGGCGTCCTCGACCCCGCCGCGGTCAAGCACGAGGCCGTCGAGTCCGCCACCGAGGCGGCGACGATGATCGCGCGGATCGACGACGTCATCTCGGCTGAGTAATCAGTCGATATTAGACCGCTGAGTAAACAGTAGACAAACCGACTCCCGAACCCCGTTTTCGATCCCGGACCTCGCAGTTTTCGCCTTCAATCGAGGACAGAACCGGTAGAAGCGACTGCGCCGCTCAGAAGTTCAGTTCCACGCGCGCGCCGCGACCGACGTCGAAGGCCTCGTCGCCCCGGCCCCGGTTGACGGCCAGTTCGACGTTGCCGTGGCTGCCGACGGTGACCAGGCGCTGGCCGGGGTCGACCGCGGCGTAGGTCCGGCGGACGGGCGCGGGCTCGCCGTTGATCCGGACCTGCTCGCCCCAGCGGTCGTCGAGGACGTCGCCGGGGACGTTGGTGACGCTGTTGCCGAAGTCGTCGACGACGAGCACCTCGCCGCTGGCGCCCGTCTCGCCGACCGTCGGCTCGGGGAAGGTCAGGTCCTCGTAGCCGTCGGCGCGCTCGAAGCCCTCGGCCTCGTGGACGGCGTCGACGCCGGCCTCGTGAATCCGCGCCGCTGCGGGCGCGAATACGTCTCGGCCGTGGAAGGTGGCGCTCTCGGGGTCCTCCGCTGCGATCTCGAACACCTCGATGACGTCGCCCTCGCCGGCCAGTTCCCGGGCGACGGGGAGCGCGACGCCGTTGTCGGGCGCGACGACGGCGTGGTCGCCGACCCTGATCGCCAGGGCGGCCCGGTCGGTGCCGACGCCGGGGTCGATCACGACGCAGTGGACCGCCGGCGGGAAGTGCGGGAGCACCTCGCGG of the Halomicrobium salinisoli genome contains:
- a CDS encoding SAM hydrolase/SAM-dependent halogenase family protein codes for the protein MITLSSDFGSPYPAAMKGVILQASDARLVDVSHEFPRQDVRAAAFWLREVLPHFPPAVHCVVIDPGVGTDRAALAIRVGDHAVVAPDNGVALPVARELAGEGDVIEVFEIAAEDPESATFHGRDVFAPAAARIHEAGVDAVHEAEGFERADGYEDLTFPEPTVGETGASGEVLVVDDFGNSVTNVPGDVLDDRWGEQVRINGEPAPVRRTYAAVDPGQRLVTVGSHGNVELAVNRGRGDEAFDVGRGARVELNF